GGATCAGCTAGAATAAAGGTTTCTCCAGAGAACATGCCTGAAATATTTGCTGGAATTCAGGTTGCTTTGTCTATTACTTGCACACAATATGTATATACCTCCAAGCACATAAGTTGAAGCATCAACTGACAAAAGTTATGATTCTGTTGCCGGATAACGACAGAATTCCATCAACATCATTAGGTACCGTATATTCTAATTATGTTGCTGATCACGAGTAccttaatttgtattttaaggaTAATcagttatttaatataactGCTGAAATATGTTCGACTTACAGAGTCATGTGAACAGATACCAGTTGGTCAGTAAGATATACGTGTGTGCATGAAAAGCACTGTTTGATGTATCAGCACATAAAAACTTGCTCACATTTTTCTAATTAGATTGTTACATAAGATGTAGAATTCAATGGCACATTCCAacttcttttgttcttttctgaACAGGTATACTAATTGACACAGAAGAAAGAATCTAGAAGTTGAATAAGATTAAATTTGTGCATGTTGGACAAAGTCTATTTTGGGACGGTTGGATGCTCAAAAATTCTTCCTTGCTGTAATTTGTCGACTGCATATGTCATTTCTTGACCTCTCCGAACTgcccaaaaatacaaatactcTCTTCATAGTGTTCAAACAATGTAGTCTCACAGATTCTTGACCCTTGAACACTGATTTATAAACAGGAAAGATACCTTATAGTTATCATTCTTGTCAACTTTTACGTTAAAAAAGCTAGATTTGATTCCATCTCTCTTGTAATGAACTTGGCTGTATCCTTACATGAAAATCTTCTTCCCTCCTAGTTTTATTCCCACTCTGTTCCTTTCTGTTGAAAGCAATTTCTAcatctttttgttttcatctttcGTCCTGAATctttctcttgattttttttgtttcggATGGAGGGAATAGATGAGGAGGAGTTCTTGAGCCTCAGACTTGCTGTGGACACATATAGCAGTCATGagaggaagaggaaaaggaaGAGAAGGGAAGCTCCAAATCACTCGGATTCGACTTGTGATGAAGGTAAAATATTTGCCCTCCTTCAAATGAGGGAACAAATGCTAAAGCTGGATCACAAGAGAAAAGATGGAACTCATGCAGATGGAAGAGGACTTCATTTGATTCATTTGCTGCTCATATCTGCCACTTCAGTGAATGAGAACAACATCTGCAGAGCTGTCGAAAACCTTTGTGAATTATACCAAAATGTGTGTTTGACAGGAGACTCAGTCCAAAGAGTTGCTGCCTATTTTGCTGATGGACTTGTGGCCAAGCTCCTCACTCGGAAATCACCGTTCTATGACATGATAATGAAAATCCCTACTCCTGATGAAGAGTTCTTGGCATTCACACAACTCTATAAGGTGTCACCATTCTATCAGTTTGCTCATTTCACAGCAAATCAGGCTATTCTTGAAGCCTTTGAGAAAGAGCGGAATACTAACAATAGGGCTTTGCATGTAATCGATTTTGACATCTGTTATGGCTTCCAGTGGCCCTCTCTCATGCAATCCCTATCAGAAAATGCAACTACTACGAATCGGATCTTGCTCAAGATTACAGGGTTTGGCAGAAGCATGGAGGAACTTCAAGAAACTGAATCAAGACTAGTGAGCTTTGCTAAAGGCTTCCGCAATCTAGTTTTCGAGTTTCATGGCTTGGTGAGAGGCTCCAAGCTTGTGAAACCAAAGCAAAAGAAGAATGAAACAGTTGCTGTCAACTTAGTATTCCATCTGAATTCATTGAACAGTTCTTCAAAGATCTCAGAGACATTGAAGTACGTCTATTCGCTGTGTCCTTCTGTTGTAGTTCTGGTGGAACAAGAAGGGAGCAGGGACACTCACAAGTTTTTGCCAAGATTCATGGAGTCATTACATTATTTTGCAGCTATATTTGATTCATTGGATGACTGCCTGCCACTTGATAGTGCTGAGAGGTTGAGTATTGAGAAGAACCATCTGGGGAAAGTGATTAAGTGTGTGATAAATCATGATGCGGACAATGACTGCTGTCCAAGATTTGAGAAGATGGAAACATGGAAAAGTAGAATGGAGAGTTATGGTTTTTTGGGGATTAAACAAAGCTCAAAGTCTGTAATGCAGGCAAAACTGCTGCTGAAGATCAGAACCCATTCTTCTCCAGTAAAATTTGACGGAGAAAACGATGCAGGTTTCCGAGTTTCTGAAAGAGATGAGGGCCAAGCTATTTCTCTAGGATGGCAAGAGAGGTTTCTCATAACAGCCTCTTCTTGGTGCTGTAATGTATGATATAAACCTTTTTATcatattcttttgttctttctgCTGATAAATCTGACTTCATCTAGCGGCAAGTAGACTTGCTTATATTGAGATAGTACATTTATGATATTCTTGTACTAAACAAGACATGCCATGATTTTGTGGTTGTTCTACACTTATCCAGAAATTCAAATTCCCTATCAATTATTTCCCGAGACTCCAACAtaggaaaaatgaaaccaaaaggTAACAAAAACTAAATCATGACATCTCTTGAAGCTTATTACCAACAGAAAGCAAAAGTTTTACCTATGGGGATGGTTCAAGAGCCgcattaaaatttacatattacAGACAAATGTACATATTACAGCCGCATTATGGTCGATCATTTTGGTGGTTTTCCTGGCAAGGCTCTTTTCAACTTCCTCCCGAAGAAAAAACCAAGTGCAGCCCCAACTAGTGGCCAGGTTGATACAATAGCTATATAAGCAAGCAGCCAGACTGACTTGTTATTTTGTCGGGAAAGCTGATATAAGCACCTCGCAACAATACCTGAGCCCTTCGAATCAACACCATCTTCAGAGCTTTGACTGGCATCTACAGCAGAATTAGATTTTCTACCACTGGTGAATGGATGGTTTTCTGTACCGGAAGCTATTTGATTAGTCTGGCCATGATCTTTGTTCTCTTCAGCCGTCTCATTGATGGCACCATCTGTTCGCTCATTGACCATTGCAGCCACCATTCCATCGGCTACATTAAGATAT
The window above is part of the Sesamum indicum cultivar Zhongzhi No. 13 linkage group LG2, S_indicum_v1.0, whole genome shotgun sequence genome. Proteins encoded here:
- the LOC105176187 gene encoding scarecrow-like protein 21, which codes for MEGIDEEEFLSLRLAVDTYSSHERKRKRKRREAPNHSDSTCDEGKIFALLQMREQMLKLDHKRKDGTHADGRGLHLIHLLLISATSVNENNICRAVENLCELYQNVCLTGDSVQRVAAYFADGLVAKLLTRKSPFYDMIMKIPTPDEEFLAFTQLYKVSPFYQFAHFTANQAILEAFEKERNTNNRALHVIDFDICYGFQWPSLMQSLSENATTTNRILLKITGFGRSMEELQETESRLVSFAKGFRNLVFEFHGLVRGSKLVKPKQKKNETVAVNLVFHLNSLNSSSKISETLKYVYSLCPSVVVLVEQEGSRDTHKFLPRFMESLHYFAAIFDSLDDCLPLDSAERLSIEKNHLGKVIKCVINHDADNDCCPRFEKMETWKSRMESYGFLGIKQSSKSVMQAKLLLKIRTHSSPVKFDGENDAGFRVSERDEGQAISLGWQERFLITASSWCCNV